In the Acropora muricata isolate sample 2 chromosome 10, ASM3666990v1, whole genome shotgun sequence genome, one interval contains:
- the LOC136931985 gene encoding uncharacterized protein, with protein sequence MAEDVLPKLEIVLKKLEAMETKLDNLEGYVKNVDAKVSALTMKVETLEVTTRNAMKSIEELDRGLAFLNNEVEELKELEKDCTALRQEVLYMGVYQRRENLRFYGIEEDPEGAEDTRQVLIDFLQSELGIEDASDIEFQRVHRIGPFNQQASKPRQIIARFLRYPDRERVMSNARILKGKHFGISADLPKEIVDRRKKLLPKFFAAKKAGKAAYFRRAEPDKLFIDGRLFST encoded by the coding sequence ATGGCGGAAGACGTGCTGCCTAAACTTGAAATTGTTCTGAAAAAACTGGAGGCAATGGAAACAAAACTCGACAATCTTGAAGGCTATGTCAAAAACGTGGACGCTAAAGTGAGCGCGCTAACTATGAAAGTGGAAACTCTGGAGGTGACAACAAGAAATGCAATGAAGTCTATCGAAGAGCTTGACAGAGGATTGGCATTCCTGAACAACGAGGTCGAGGAGCTAAAAGAATTGGAGAaagactgcactgctctcagacaAGAAGTTCTCTATATGGGAGTTTACCAAAGGAGGGAAAACCTTCGTTTCTATGGTATTGAAGAAGACCCTGAGGGCGCAGAAGACACGCGGCAAGTGTTGATAGATTTCTTGCAATCAGAGCTTGGCATCGAGGATGCTAGCGATATAGAATTCCAGAGAGTTCACAGAATTGGTCCCTTTAACCAACAAGCGTCCAAACCTAGACAGATCATTGCACGTTTTCTCCGCTATCCGGATCGTGagagagtcatgagcaacgctaggATTTTGAAAGGTAAACATTTTGGAATATCTGCTGATTTgccaaaagaaattgttgatcGAAGAAAGAAGCTGCTGCCAAAGTTTTTTGCGGCAAAGAAGGCGGGCAAGGCGGCCTATTTCAGGAGAGCTGAGCCTGATAAATTGTTTATCGACGGCAGATTATTTTCGACCTAG